The nucleotide sequence CTATCAATGTTTATGTAAGTTAACTCTTAAAATGCATTTCATCGATAATTTATTCGTTTTAAGTATTTTAGTAAAATAAATGTTCTATATTTGAAAATGATTAACCCAAATTGCTTTATAAAATGCTGCTAATCAATCTGCTAAAATTCAATTTTAATTCTATCTCCTTATTAGAACAAACAAGTATTGTTACCATATTAATGATAACAGTTGCGTTCTTTTTAATACTATTAATATTGGGTGTTAGAAAGTCTTATAAATTGAAAGCTGAAAACGAAAAGCTAAGCAAAAAATCAAATGCATCTACTACTGAAGATAACAAAAAGTATAAAGATTTTACTGAAGGTCATTTATATGATTAACAGAAACAAAAACATACAATAAAAAAGCCAGCAATTGCTGGCTTTTTTATTTTCTATCTTACTAGTTTCTTATATTTTATTCGTTTCGGCATTAAATCGCCACCCAAACGTTTTTTCTTATTTTCTTCATAATCACTAAAACTTCCTTCAAAGAAATATACTTGACTATCACCTTCGAAAGCTAGAATGTGTGTACAAATTCTATCTAGAAACCATCTATCGTGAGAAATAACAACAGCACATCCAGCAAAATTTTCAAGACCTTCTTCCAAAGCTCTTAAAGTATTGACATCAAGATCATTAGTAGGCTCATCTAAAAGTAATACATTACCTTCTTCTTTAAGCGTCATAGCCAAATGTAAACGGTTACGTTCACCACCAGATAATAAGTTTACTTTTTTGTTTTGTTCACTTCCAGAAAAATTAAAACGGCTTAAATAGGCTCTAGAGTTTACTTGCTTTCCACCCATCATAACCAATTCTTGTTCGTCACTAAAGTTTTGCCAAATTGTTTTCTCTGGGTCTATATTCGAGTGCTTTTGATCTACGTAAGCAATTTTTGCGGTATCGCCTACTTTAAACTCGCCCTTATCAGGAGTTTCTTCTCCCATAATCATTCTAAAAATAGTGGTCTTACCTGCGCCGTTTGGTCCAATAACTCCAACAATTCCAGCTTGGGGAAGATTGAAATTTAAATCTTCGTAAAGTAACTTGTCGCCATAAGCTTTACTTACACCAACGGATTCAATAACATTGGTACCTAGACGTGGACCATTAGGAATATAGATTTCAAGTTTTTCATCTAACTGCTTTTGGTCCTGACTCATTAGCTTGTCATAGTTCTTCAAACGTGCCTTTTGCTTTGTTTGACGACCTTTTGCTCCTTGACGAACCCATTCCAGCTCTCGTTCTAACGTTTTTTGACGCTTAGAAGCTGCTTTTCCTTCTTGAGCCATTCGCTTAGATTTTTGATCTAACCATGACGAATAGTTTCCTTTCCATGGGATGCCTTCGCCTCTATCTAATTCTAATATCCAACCAGCAACATTATCTAAAAAGTATCTATCGTGAGTTACAGCGATTACCGTACCTTTATATTGTGCCAAATGATGTTCTAACCAATGCACAGATTCTGCGTCCAAGTGGTTAGTTGGCTCATCTAATAACAATACATCTGGTTCTTGTAATAGCAAGCGACACAAAGCTACACGACGACGCTCACCACCAGAAAGCACACCAATTTTTTTATCACCTTCAGGAGTACGCAATGCATCCATGGCTATTTCTAATTTAGTATCAAGTTCCCAAGCATTTGCAGCATCTATTTGATCTTGCAATTCGGCTTGACGATTCATAAGTTTCTCCATTTTATCTGGATTGCTATAAACTTCCTCTAAACCAAATTGGTCATTAATGCTATTGTACTCATCAAGAATAGCTACAGTTTCTGCAGCTCCTTCTCGAACAATTTCCATTACAGTTTTATTATCATCTAGTTGTGGTTCTTGTTCTAAATAACCAACTGAATAGTCTTGAGAAAAAACCACATCTCCTTGATAGTTTTTATCAACTCCAGCAATAATCTTTAAAAGCGTAGATTTTCCAGAACCATTAAGACCCAAAATTCCAATTTTAGCTCCATAGAAGAAGCTTAAATAGATATTTTTTAAAACTGGTGTATTTGCACTTTGAAATGTC is from Pontimicrobium sp. SW4 and encodes:
- the ettA gene encoding energy-dependent translational throttle protein EttA — its product is MSDDKKIIFSMSGVTKTFQSANTPVLKNIYLSFFYGAKIGILGLNGSGKSTLLKIIAGVDKNYQGDVVFSQDYSVGYLEQEPQLDDNKTVMEIVREGAAETVAILDEYNSINDQFGLEEVYSNPDKMEKLMNRQAELQDQIDAANAWELDTKLEIAMDALRTPEGDKKIGVLSGGERRRVALCRLLLQEPDVLLLDEPTNHLDAESVHWLEHHLAQYKGTVIAVTHDRYFLDNVAGWILELDRGEGIPWKGNYSSWLDQKSKRMAQEGKAASKRQKTLERELEWVRQGAKGRQTKQKARLKNYDKLMSQDQKQLDEKLEIYIPNGPRLGTNVIESVGVSKAYGDKLLYEDLNFNLPQAGIVGVIGPNGAGKTTIFRMIMGEETPDKGEFKVGDTAKIAYVDQKHSNIDPEKTIWQNFSDEQELVMMGGKQVNSRAYLSRFNFSGSEQNKKVNLLSGGERNRLHLAMTLKEEGNVLLLDEPTNDLDVNTLRALEEGLENFAGCAVVISHDRWFLDRICTHILAFEGDSQVYFFEGSFSDYEENKKKRLGGDLMPKRIKYKKLVR